One window of the Colletotrichum destructivum chromosome 4, complete sequence genome contains the following:
- a CDS encoding Putative WD40/YVTN repeat-like-containing domain superfamily, with protein sequence MESSNQENFFETDTQQAKRHLRAKKEANTFGNPLRMPSKILAVIPDPKKPQSSVLIAESGGRVSRINTETRTTTAKYTGPSVPVTCLATGGASNGVLFAGSWDKTVWSWDLATRRPLRRYDGHSDFVKAVVCGRLGDKPILVSGGADKKIIVWDADSGRKLHTLQDPTTTMMSLQHLAVDPVLSTADEIVLVSASSDPHIRRWRITLDSYSQLPVDETPSSADPAAASSSGGEKLTIQEHETSVYKVLFDVMGDEVDLWTASADGTAKCLVRERAFAAEDVFEHGDFVRAIALTADWVVTGGISQQIKVWDRTSGALRAVVDAHFDEITDLVVLRDPAGRSPDVLCSVGIDCTLRTWPLDHKGLEAVVEEIRAAGEAKAEDEQEGEKKKKGEGKKEEEEGLMTAEEEAELAALMEDDD encoded by the exons ATGGAGTCATCCAACCAAGAGAACTTCTTCGAGACGGA CACGCAGCAGGCCAAGCGTCACCTGcgcgccaagaaggaggcaaaCACCTTTGGCAACCCGCTGCGCATGCCCTCCAAGATCCTGGCCGTTATCCCGGACCCCAAGAAGCCGCAGTCCTccgtcctcatcgccgaGTCGGGCGGTAGGGTGTCTCGTATCAACACTGAG ACACgaaccaccaccgccaagTACACCGGCCCCTCTGTCCCCGTAACGTGCCtcgcgacgggcggcgcCTCCAACGGCGTCCTCTTCGCCGGCAGCTGGGACAAGACGGTCTGGTCCTGGGACCTCGCCACGCGCCGCCCGCTGCGCCGGTATGACGGGCATTCGGActtcgtcaaggccgtcgtgtgcggccgcctcggcgacaagCCGATCCtcgtcagcggcggcgccgacaagaAGATCATCGTCTGGGACGCTGACTCGGGCCGCAAGCTGCACACCCTCCAggacccgacgacgaccatgaTGTCGCTGCAGcatctcgccgtcgaccccgTGCTCAGCACCGCCGATGAGATAGTCCTCGTCAGCGCGAGCAGCGACCCGCACATCCGTCGCTGGAGGATCACCCTGGACTCGTACTCGCAGCTTCCCGTCGAcgagacgccgtcctcggcggaccctgcggcggcgtcgtcctcgggcggGGAGAAGCTGACGATCCAGGAGCATGAGACGAGCGTGTACAAGGTCCTCTTCGATGTGATGGGCGACGAAGTCGACTTGTGGACGGCcagcgccgacggcaccgccAAGTGCCTCGTCCGCGAGAGGGCCTTTGCGGCCGAAGACGTCTTCGAGCACGGCGACTTCGTGcgcgccatcgccctcaCGGCCGACTGGGTCGTCACGGGCGGCATCAGCCAGCAGATCAAGGTCTGGGACCGGACGTCGGGCGCCCTGCGCGCCGTCGTGGACGCGCACTTTGACGAGATTACGGACCTCGTTGTCCTCCGCGACCCGGCGGGGCGGTCGCCGGACGTGCTGTGcagcgtcggcatcgactgCACGCTGCGGACGTGGCCGCTGGACCACAAGGGCCtggaggccgtcgtcgaggagatccgggccgccggggaggccaaggccgaggacgagcaggagggggagaagaagaagaagggggaggggaagaaggagga
- a CDS encoding Putative minichromosome loss protein Mcl1, middle region: MASSLAPKPRPRPAHTTGTTRLAYTPSGARLVTVGSNNTIRLYRTHHDGEPYNIDDCPEQNCAAAAADAFFVVGSEDGTVSVYSVEDTLFERFLTRTSLPVRDVALSPDAKWCAVASDELTVKVVDTQDNARVRVLKDHGRPTKHLAFDPKGGLLALACTDGVIYVYSMTADTPELIRKVDGIIGPLEPDSESSARIAWHPDGRAFAVPTPMHDVQVVSKNDWEKQRAFSNGHLGDITALAWSPNGAMLATAAKDGKLLIWETKTQSVIQKFDYSNVLDMAWHPKDNLLSFTTSDGEVYIYPNLITEQFSFLLQLPRQPAPYIHDPLAEISNNARRPAANGAGGQPASIPSRPRRDSLGSLDSFLNGGEDGYDDGDDFVVDDDGAGYTTGTKRALEAAGAGGGDYAGRATKRRLLEHTLHEPFQPGSTPWRGNRKYLCLNLIGVIWTVDQDGHNTVTVEFYDHEFHRDFHFTDTFLYDKACLTEHGALFSCPPLNDTPATLFYRPHETWTQRADWRTELPKGEAVVAMSLSDSFVTVTTTANYVRIYTLFGVPYRVYRPKSTPMVTCASWRDYVITMGNGAVGADGNARLLYTIENIKRDEICQNEDTVALPDGATLRSVFFSDIGDPCIYDSTGTLLTLLHWRKPSRACWVPLLDTKLLPRLASGRKTETYWPIAVADNRFHCIILKGGDQYPYFPRPLLSEFDFSVPLTSVPVPAPDAESAEQRENDDDDDDDDAGRRESRKLEQKLLLSGIHSAQLRDLIDHTDATHSQRTGLARLELDFDKTLLQMLAIECREGEERGMRALELVGLMRDRTGRMIEAAGKVAERYGRTILGDKIREIGERRVTGMDVDDGDF, from the exons AtggcctcctccctcgccccgAAAccccggccgaggccggcgcaCACGACGGGCACAACCCGCCTCGCATACACTCCGTCGGGCGCGCGCCTCGTCACTGTCGGCTCCAACAACACAATTCGCCTGTACCGCACccaccacgacggcgagcctTACAACATCGACGACTGCCCCGAACAGaactgcgccgccgccgccgccgatgcttTCTTCGTAGTCGGCTCCGAGGACGGCACCGTTAGCGTCTACTCGGTTGAGGACACCCTCTTCGAGCGCTTCCTCACGCGCACCTCCCTGCCCGTCCGCGACGTCGCCCTCTCCCCGGATGCCAAGTGGTGCGCCGTCGCCAGCGACGAGCTGACGGTCAAGGTTGTCGATACCCAAGACAACGCccgcgtccgcgtcctcAAGGACCACGGCCGCCCGACCAAGCACCTCGCCTTCGATCCCAagggcggcctcctcgcaCTCGCCTGCACCGATGGCGTCATATACGTCTACTCCATGACGGCTGACACCCCCGAGCTGATCCGCAAGGtcgacggcatcatcggcccACTCGAACCCGACTCAGAGTCCTCGGCCAGGATCGCGTGGCACCCGGACGGCCGCGCCTTCGCCGTGCCGACACCCATGCACGACGTGCAGGTCGTGTCCAAGAACGACTGGGAGAAGCAGCGGGCCTTCTCCAACGGCCACCTCGGCGACATCACGGCGTTGGCCTGGTCGCCCAACGGCGCGATGCTGGccacggcggccaaggacggAAAGCTTCTCATCTGGGAGACCAAGACGCAAAGCGTCATACAAAAGTTCGACTACAGCAACGTCCTCGACATGGCCTGGCACCCCAAGGACAACTTGCTGTCATTCACGACGTccgacggcgaggtctaCATCTACCCGAACCTCATCACTGAGCAGTTCTCCTTCCTCCTGCAGCTGCCCCGCCAGCCGGCGCCCTATATCCACGATCCCTTGGCCGAGATATCCAACAATGCCCGCAGGCCGGCTGCAAacggcgccggtggccagccagcctcgATACCAAGCCGCCCGCGGCGCGATTCGTTGGGGAGCCTCGACTCGttcctcaacggcggcgaggacggctacgatgacggcgacgatttcgtcgtcgacgacgacggcgcgggctACACGACAGGGACCAAGAGGGCGCTTGAGGCTGCCGGCGCTGGCGGGGGCGACTACGCCGGGCGCGCGACCAAGCGCCGCCTCCTGGAGCATACGCTCCACGAGCCCTTCCAGCCCGGCTCGACCCCCTGGCGTGGCAACCGCAAGTACCTGTGCCTGAACCTCATCGGCGTCATCTGGACGGTCGACCAGGACGGCCACAACACGGTGACGGTTGAGTTCTACGACCACGAGTTCCACCGCGACTTCCACTTCACCGACACATTCCTATACGACAAGGCCTGCCTGACGGAGCACGGCGCCCTGTTCTCGTGCCCGCCCCTGAACGACACGCCCGCCACCCTCTTCTACCGCCCACATGAGACATGGACGCAACGCGCCGACTGGCGGACGGAGCTGCccaagggcgaggccgtcgttgCCATGTCGCTGAGCGACTCCTTCGTTACTGTCACCACCACGGCCAACTACGTGCGCATCTACACCCTCTTCGGCGTCCCCTACCGCGTCTATCGCCCCAAGAGCACACCCATGGTCACCTGCGCCAGCTGGCGCGACTACGTCATCACGATgggcaacggcgccgtcggcgccgacggcaacgccCGCCTCCTATACACAATCGAGAACATCAAGCGAGACGAAATCTGCCAGAACGAAGACACCGTCGCACTACCGGATGGTGCCACTTTGCGGAGCGTCTTCTTCTCAGATATCGGT GATCCTTGTATATATGACTCGACGGGCACGCTCCTCACGCTCCTCCACTGGCGGAAGCCCTCACGCGCCTGCTGGGTGCCCCTCCTCGACACAAAGCTTCTCCCGCGTCTAGCGTCAGGGAGGAAGACAGAAACGTACTGGCCAATCGCGGTTGCCGACAACAGGTTCCACTGCATCATCCTCAAGGGTGGTGACCAGTACCCCTACTTCCCCCGGCCCCTGCTGTCCGAGTTCGACTTTTCTGTGCCCCTCACCTCGGTCCCGGTCCCGGCTCCGGACGCGGAGTCTGCGGAGCAACGAgaaaacgacgacgacgatgacgacgacgacgcgggtCGGCGCGAGTCGCGCAAGCTGGAACagaagctgctgctctcggGCATTCACTCCGCCCAGCTGCGCGACCTCATCGACCACACGGATGCCACGCACTCGCAGCGCACCGGCCTGGCGCGCCTCGAACTCGACTTTGACAAGACGCTGCTCCAGATGCTGGCCATCGAATGCCGCGAAGGCGAGGAGCGCGGCATGCGGGCGCTAGAGTTGGTGGGCCTCATGCGCGATCGGACGGGCCGCATGATCGAGGCGGCAGGCAAGGTAGCGGAGCGGTACGGGCGGACCATACTGGGAGACAAGATCCGCGAGATTGGAGAGCGGAGGGTTACCGGTatggacgtcgacgacggggacTTTTag